The nucleotide window TTTCTTTACAACTGTCTCAGTATTTTCTTTCTCAAGTTTACCCAATTATGTATCTTGTTTCGTTTATATCCAAAAATCACGCTCTAATATTGTAAAAAGACAAAAGACACCCTATATTTTTTTGCAATCAAATGATGATAAAAGGGTATCTTGTGGCAGAATAACTGTATGTTAGGAATGGGAAGTGGACAACCGAACCGTGTGGACAGTTTGAGAATAGCTTTGAGGAAAGCTATTGTTTATGATACAGAATAACTGTATCTTGTTTCGCTTTTGTTTACTGGTATGAGGCATTTCCGACACTAAGTTCAATGGTTTATGATCGATCACTCCTACCAAACacaaaaacatactttttttAAAAACCATATTGGAACAAAATAGTTGGATTTTAAAAGATCAACCACATTGTCTTGTTAAAGATATTACAAGTTTGTTAACAGAGTATTCAAACGGATATGAtccaaaaagaagctctcaactTGTTATAAAGACGCTGTTAATAACATCTTTTAGAGTTTGACACCCCAAAAGCTCAAATTCTCCAAAATCTAATCCCCTCAACAATTTCGCAGCAGGTTCCGGCACAACACACTTTTTATACCCCAGTTTTGCCAATGTACCCACCCTCTTCTCCATTTTTGGTACCTGCAACGACTACCGTCATCAGTAAATGCGTTTGTTTATTTCATCCAACAAAAACACTCACCATACGAAGCTCACCACCAAGCCCAACTTCTCCAATGAACGCCATGTTGCTAGGGATAGGAAACTCCAGAAAACTAAACACAAAAAATGGATTTTAGATACTAGATTTTGCAAATTAATTATACTTGTGAAAAATACAAACATGCCTACTACATATTGCTGCTGCAACTGCCAGATCACCAGCAGTTTCAGTTAGACTAGCCCCACTAACAACATTCAAGAAGATCGCCTGTAACCAATATTAGCTTAGAATATTTAGCTTAGAAAAGGATGAAAAAAAACCCGGAAAGAAAcagtaaggggctgtttggcaacatctgaatggttaagtgctgaaacAGTTACATTTGACTGAAGCTTGAGACCGGCTTGCTTCATAAGAACCTACAGAATTAGCAACAGCCGTGAGCGATTAGAATATTTtaacttgaaaaagaaaatatttgATGTTTACTCACAGCAATAATCATATCAGCTCTGCCTGCTTGAACACCATTCACTTGCCTAGAAAGCGAGGACCCTGTTGCACATAGCGCCTGCAAATCACTTTTTTATCTGTATTTTTCAAGATATTTGACTGATAACGGAACTCAAGAAACTGAATTAAAAAGCACCTGAATTTCTATGACGAATGTGCGGGATCCATCCATAATTACAGCAGTTGCAAGACCTGCCAAGAATTCTGAATCTGAGCGTTCCTCACTCAAAAAAATCTCACTGGGATTCTTGACAGCTTTTAGTCCACATGGCGACATTTCAAACACTCCAAGCTGAAACATAACTGTTTTTCAACTATGCAAAAGTTGATGTGATGTGATACCAAGAATAAAAACTAAATACCTCATCCGTGGAGCCAAAACGGTTCTTGAATGCACGAAGAAGACGATGCGATGAATACTGCTCTCCCTGGATAATCATGACAACGAAAGGCTAAATACTTTACTACACTATAGAATAAAGCAAAAGGGTACCAACCTCCATATATAAAACAGCGTCAACAATATGCTCCAAGACACGAGGTCCAGCTATGTCTCCTGACTTTGTTACGTGCCCAATCTGACACAAATACAAAAAGGTTTTATAGTAAAACAAAGTCAATAAACGAGAGTCCGGATAGCTCATTTTTTATACTCACCAAGAACACAGGTACGTCTGTCTTCTTAGCAAAACGAAGCAAGGCAGCAGTGCATTCTTTAACCTATAAAAGTTCATATCATATTTTTAACAAAACGGATGTTTCAAGAGTGTTCATAAACACAAAAGACTAACCTGGTAGATACCACCAGCACTACCAGTAACTCCTGCTAGATGCACCGTCTGAATAGAATCGATTATTAGAGCACGTGGAGAGAGAGCTTGAGCCTTTACCAAAATATCCTGAAATCATAAAACATGTTCAGGAACCCACCACACCAGCTAACTTCATTATGAAACAATCACCTCTATGTCGGTACTTGAATATAGGAACAATTCATCTGTGCTGATTTCCATACGATCTGCTCTGTTTCCAATTTGCTCTACACTCtgtatttaatttgtttttttttaaatgttataattttaagtgtgtttttgaATAATGAAAGCAGCAGCATCAATGGTGAAAGTGGATTGTTACCTCTTCACCTGAAACATAAAGTACTGGCGCTGGTTTACCGATTTCTTTTCCTTCTGCTATAATTGCTGCAATCTTCCATATTTAAAATAGCAAAGTAACCAGAGTTATATTATTTGTGGATTAAAAAAACACATGAAGTAGAGatcatgataaaaaaaaaaaaaaaaaaaaaacctgtaaCATTAGTGTACTCTTCCCAACACCTGGATCACCACCAACCAAAACCAAAGAACCTGCAAAACAACACGCGTGTAAACCGGATTATTTTGAAAACTGAAATTTAATATGGAACATGTACCTGGTACTAGACCACCACCAAGAACCCTAGAAACTTCATCTCCAAATAGTCCAGATCTGTACATCAAGCAAGACATAtgattagggctgcaaacgaaccgaacgttcggctaacagttcgtgaaccgttcggcgggaagtttgtttgtattcgttcgtttattaaacaaacgaacacgaacaataaatttcgttcgtttagttgaatgaacaaacatgaacagagatcgtgttcgtttgtttatgttcgtgaacgttcggtaacgtattcgtttgtgttcgatacttcattagtgtttttagtttttatattatttaaatacttcaaaattacgacaaattaaatatctaataagtgtcgttgtattatatattttgttcatgaatgattgtttgtgttcgtcaatgttcgttgcctaaaattaacaaacaaacacgaacaagttcatttcctttacaaacaaacacgaacataaaatcgcGTTCGATAAGAACGGTTctcgaacacatatatttcttaacaaacgaacacgaacaaggtcttgttcgtgttcgttcggttcgtttgcagccctaagtATATTTAATCCATATAGCACAAAATGCAGCTAAGAGTAAACAACCATAGAGTGATAAGTAGCTTACAAAGGAAACCGCCAATCCGAATGGTTAACCCCACGGTTAACATCCGTCAAGCGTAATGGAACAGCCTCTCCAGCCCGTTTGGGCAACCAAGACTGCACTAACTTCTCAGACATCTGAAAGCCATTAGTCTTACCACCACCACTATCAACAACATCCACCAACTCCTTCATAGTATTAACACTCTTACACTCCCTACAATACCCCCACCACTGCCCATCCGAATACCCACATTCAGAACAAACCCAAACACTCTTACTCTTACTCTTCTTTTTCCCACCCCCAAACCCCTTCATAACACTCCCATAAGACCTATCATCTTTAAAAGCATCAGCATAATCAGAATTCAATAGTCTTTCACCCCGTTGTTTATCCGGTTCCTCATTCGATTTTGTCACCATACAACCGGTTACAGGATCATAAACTGTTGAGACTGTGATGGGTTCTTTGTAAAGATGCTTTGTGGAGTGAAAAGATCGATAAAGTTTGTGAATTTGTAAGTTGCGAAAGTGGGTCCGGGCGTAAAGGGTTTGTAATGGTACCATCTTTATGCAGAGCAGAGGATACAGATTTTGAAATTTAGGGGGGTTTTAGGGTTTACGGGAAGGGTTTTGGGAAACATGACGCGCGAATTTCAAAAAGGACGACATTGTTAGAAGAAATTGGGGAAAGAAATTGCATCAGTTTTTATAGAATATCTTTATCAAATCCGAATTTCCGAAAGATACCATCAAATATTGTACAACTAGGTTAAGTGTGGTCGGTTTTTTTCTCCACGCTAGGAGTTTGGTCATTAGCAATTTGGTTTGTGGAAAATATAAAAGCGAACACGATTTCATACCGGCGACGATGTTGTTCTCTTATAAGCAGTTGGGATTATCACGGTCCCACAAACGTAACGTCACTTGTTGTAGCCTAAGGCTAGATGGTATGGTGACCATCCTCCAAAGGATGATGATCCGACACCTAGGCGTCATGTCATTGTTCCTTTGGGGATGGTTCAACACACCAAATCAATGAAAATAggaggatgatcctaccccactagtttaccctttttttttaaaaaaaaaagtcatctactttttttaacatttaacaaataaaatagaaaaataatttcattaatattaaaaaaaaattacataaacttaaaaaaaataaacataaacttaaaaaaatcatCTACTATTATGATTCTTCATAAtgttttcttgcattttctttaaaaaGGGAAGAAGGTTGTTCGGGTTGAATGGATCCATTGTAGAAGAatgttttataaaaagggaagaaggTTTAAAAAAATTGAGAGAGAGATGGGGTTGTAGTGGGTGAAAAGTGGTGTCAAAGTGTTGAATTTATATAAATTTTGGTTGGATTTTGGAGTATTTTTGAAATTTGGTTGTTACTTTTTAAATATGgaaattaattattttttttaaacggtcAAATTGTATGGGAAATGGACATGTTTTTGTCCTTTTGTGGAGCGTCCCCAACGTCTCCAAAGGGACGGAGACGACGAAGTCGGGGGATGGTGTTTGGAACGGCGTCGATCCGGGACGGGTGGGGGACATTCCCCATACCGTGTAGTCTAAGATTCCAAGAATTACCCGATTTTGAATGCACTTATGTTTTAAAAAAGACAAAATTGTAGAAATCGACTTTTATGTTATACCTAAACTGCAATCCATACATTTGACTATCAAATCGGCAAAATTCAACCTTTATGTTAATATTTTGATACAATGTACAACCTTTACCACTAAACTTAGAAGACCAAAACAAAAAGATCCAACTCATAGGTTGCACaaaccataacaccatcatcatcatcatcaccatcgtCAACATTACCGGTGGCAAAAGGTGGGTGCAACGGGTGGTGACTTAGTGGGGGTTGAGTACTTGAGTGTCCAGTTTTGCGGTGATGTTCGATGTAGATTAATGGAGGTAATAACGATTCAGCGGTAGTGGATGGTTATTGAAAATGATAGGTGGTTGTTGTTGCAGGTTGTAGTGGGGTGGTAGGTGGTTAATGTCCCACGTTGAAAATGATGTTGGTTGTTGTTGtagaaaacaaaaaataaaataaaacaaaaaagctTTTAAAATGACTAGAATATCCTCGCATGCTGTGAGACAACTTAACCAAGAAAATAAACGTGGATAGTGGTAAAGGTTGTACCTTGTATCAAAACATTAACATAAAGGTTGAACTTTGCTGATTTCATGGTGAAAGGTATGAATTGCACTTTAGGTATAACATATAGGTTGATTTCTGCAATTTTGTCTTTAAAAAACCTACACcagaattgtcacaccccaaccgatggcggaatcatcggggcgcggcactaagcgaatcagattgctcaacagaatccataacaactatattgagacagtatttaatgcgttcattatcccatacaaATAAACAATACGATCACATAAGGTAttacagatttcttgtcctctcgaacaatacaaatccgacaacatagattttaggtgagtttttagacttcctagcttgattttgATGTAGACTgtgactaaacctgcaacatacgttaaaacaacgtcaatacaaaagtattggcgagtatacaagttttgatagagtagcgtaaatagttaaaagtactgcgaattaccaaatacataaacgagatacctcaacatacatgcatacaagacagatactaccagctaagtcactcgagctgcgattgcgattgctattcatcctaactagaccccgtcgggtgctatagaactatactagttaaggcgggacctcgcgagtaaaagtcctagcacatatgtaactagcatcacatataaatatgcataacagtcaTTCGCAAGTGGTAAAtagtttgattgaataattcgtttgttaaattcgatttaataggaacgtatgttacacccaaaatgcgataaaaaggggttcgagtatactcacagttggTGCTCAGCAAgcaaacacaacttggttggattgaagggagcgcgtctgagattagccAGATTACAGATTGATAGCGTAAGCGACGAATGGCGCGTAAATCGGTGCAAAGTGTCAgaggatcggacggtaatccgatcggattggccggtcgatcgggtgacaatccgctcGGACGGTCATCCGGTCGGGTGActtttcgagtggattgtttcctcctctgggaaggatgtgtttgtgtatgatgttttgccttttgaagttttcgttgtagcattttgaaaacagggaagtatctctaccttttagGTCGGTCggtcggacggctgttcgatcgggcaatAACCCGATTGGTGGatactttagtgagaacaagttcacagtagttgtcactcgatcggagtgtagttcgatcgggtgacaatccgtttgTATTGAATAAGTTGAAAATTGTGTAAGTGTTGAAGTCTAAACACCACATGGTCGGGTGGTAGTCCGTTCAATGTTTGAACTCCAAAATGTTGAAATCAAAgtcaagtgtgggacccaaggtgcaatccgatcggatggcagtccgatcggatgccATGTCCTGTCCGTTCGGATGACATGTCCTGTCCGTTCGGGTGACATGTCCTGCCCGTTCGTATGCCTgcccgatcggacggctgttcgatccaAACGATCAAGTTGTCCTTGGCACTTTGACTATTTTGATGGTCTTTGGgggttttgatcgagacggtgttgTGACGAGTTAATCAACAGAAACCCCATCTCGAACCAAGGGACCCgatcagacaggaatcacccaaatctgacTGGTTTACTGATTCGTGATGGtcgttcttggttaacccgaaatcggtcgtCTCTTTGTTAGAAACCGGGTCTtgaaccaacacgacactaagaatgagtagaaggtcggtacaAGCTTCGATTCTATCGgtcttgagtgtaaaagagttgaaagaaagttggaaaaccatctttcaatccttttattcatgattatgtgtagatctgttgtgaaaatgttgtttattcttgtggaaatccttcggaTTTGAGTTGTTCTTGggggaatgaggccaacacttgaagttcataagaacttcatgatgacatcaccctagaacaccccaaatccattgatttcatggttaaatgttaagattcaaaggtgaaaaagatgaagaagtgtgCGCAGGTCATAGAAGTataagatttaggttgaaaacttacaagaatcgcgagaaattgagagaaattagccccaaagcgtgctggtcgagtgagagctccACATCAGGGAGAATGATGTGAGAGTGGGGGTATTTATATGCAAGAGATGAGAGCAAGTGGTGCAGTGGGTTAGATCGTATGGCTGtcggatcggatggctgtccgatcggatggccttTCGATCGAAGTGCCATTCGATCAAATGCCTCCGGTGAGCTGAGTTTTGGCGTTCCGTTTCGAtcgttaagcgttgcgatagtttggttacacattcTCATCCACCTTttcatatattattataattagccacgttgggtcgtatatacatatccatatttCGAAGTTGCGATACAA belongs to Helianthus annuus cultivar XRQ/B chromosome 5, HanXRQr2.0-SUNRISE, whole genome shotgun sequence and includes:
- the LOC110940411 gene encoding DNA repair protein RadA isoform X2; this encodes MVPLQTLYARTHFRNLQIHKLYRSFHSTKHLYKEPITVSTVYDPVTGCMVTKSNEEPDKQRGERLLNSDYADAFKDDRSYGSVMKGFGGGKKKSKSKSVWVCSECGYSDGQWWGYCRECKSVNTMKELVDVVDSGGGKTNGFQMSEKLVQSWLPKRAGEAVPLRLTDVNRGVNHSDWRFPLSGLFGDEVSRVLGGGLVPGSLVLVGGDPGVGKSTLMLQIAAIIAEGKEIGKPAPVLYVSGEESVEQIGNRADRMEISTDELFLYSSTDIEDILVKAQALSPRALIIDSIQTVHLAGVTGSAGGIYQVKECTAALLRFAKKTDVPVFLIGHVTKSGDIAGPRVLEHIVDAVLYMEGEQYSSHRLLRAFKNRFGSTDELGVFEMSPCGLKAVKNPSEIFLSEERSDSEFLAGLATAVIMDGSRTFVIEIQALCATGSSLSRQVNGVQAGRADMIIAVLMKQAGLKLQSNAIFLNVVSGASLTETAGDLAVAAAICIFWSFLSLATWRSLEKLGLVVSFVWYQKWRRGWVHWQNWGIKSVLCRNLLRNC
- the LOC110940411 gene encoding DNA repair protein RadA isoform X1; the encoded protein is MVPLQTLYARTHFRNLQIHKLYRSFHSTKHLYKEPITVSTVYDPVTGCMVTKSNEEPDKQRGERLLNSDYADAFKDDRSYGSVMKGFGGGKKKSKSKSVWVCSECGYSDGQWWGYCRECKSVNTMKELVDVVDSGGGKTNGFQMSEKLVQSWLPKRAGEAVPLRLTDVNRGVNHSDWRFPLSGLFGDEVSRVLGGGLVPGSLVLVGGDPGVGKSTLMLQIAAIIAEGKEIGKPAPVLYVSGEESVEQIGNRADRMEISTDELFLYSSTDIEDILVKAQALSPRALIIDSIQTVHLAGVTGSAGGIYQVKECTAALLRFAKKTDVPVFLIGHVTKSGDIAGPRVLEHIVDAVLYMEGEQYSSHRLLRAFKNRFGSTDELGVFEMSPCGLKAVKNPSEIFLSEERSDSEFLAGLATAVIMDGSRTFVIEIQALCATGSSLSRQVNGVQAGRADMIIAVLMKQAGLKLQSNAIFLNVVSGASLTETAGDLAVAAAICSSFLEFPIPSNMAFIGEVGLGGELRMVPKMEKRVGTLAKLGYKKCVVPEPAAKLLRGLDFGEFELLGCQTLKDVINSVFITS